From Arcobacter sp. CECT 8983, the proteins below share one genomic window:
- the sstT gene encoding serine/threonine transporter SstT, giving the protein MFKVLVNKFVNGNLVLQIFIGIVLGVVVATVSKDFALSFSILGELFVKSLKAIAPILVFVLVSTAIATKEVGVQTKMKPIITLYIMGTFLSAVIAVLISFAFPIDLVFLEETQQSLTPPDSIVAVLKGVLFNMVDNPINALLEGNFIGVLVWAIALGFAMHSSSVETKKVFFDVSDGVTKIVKFIIRLAPFGIFGLVANTVAETGFDTLLTYSKLIIILVGTMLFIALVLNPLIVFLKTKKNPYPLVLIALKESGITAFFTRSSAANIPVNLNLCKKLGLDEDTYSISIPLGATTNMAGAAVTITVLTLATVNTLGINVDFGTALLLCIISSLAACGTSGVAGGSILLIPLACSLFGISNDIAMQVVATGFIIGVIQDSMETALNSSTDVVFTAACH; this is encoded by the coding sequence ATGTTTAAAGTATTAGTCAACAAATTTGTAAATGGAAACTTGGTTTTACAAATTTTTATAGGTATTGTTTTGGGTGTTGTTGTTGCAACAGTTTCTAAAGATTTCGCACTTTCTTTTTCTATTTTAGGAGAGTTGTTTGTAAAATCTTTAAAAGCTATAGCCCCTATTTTAGTTTTTGTCCTTGTATCAACTGCAATTGCTACAAAAGAGGTTGGTGTTCAAACTAAAATGAAACCAATTATTACATTATATATAATGGGAACTTTTTTATCTGCTGTAATTGCAGTATTAATTAGTTTTGCATTTCCTATAGATTTAGTGTTTCTTGAAGAAACACAACAATCTTTAACTCCCCCAGATAGTATTGTTGCAGTTTTAAAAGGAGTTTTATTTAATATGGTGGATAACCCTATTAATGCGCTATTAGAAGGCAATTTTATAGGAGTATTGGTTTGGGCTATAGCACTTGGCTTTGCAATGCATAGTAGCTCTGTGGAAACTAAAAAAGTTTTTTTTGATGTTTCTGATGGTGTAACTAAAATTGTAAAATTTATTATAAGATTAGCACCTTTTGGTATTTTTGGTTTAGTTGCAAATACAGTTGCGGAAACTGGTTTTGATACTTTGTTAACTTATTCTAAATTAATAATTATTCTTGTTGGCACTATGTTATTTATTGCATTAGTTCTAAATCCTCTTATTGTTTTTTTAAAAACTAAAAAAAATCCTTATCCATTAGTTTTAATAGCATTAAAAGAGAGTGGAATCACGGCATTCTTTACTAGAAGTAGTGCTGCAAATATACCTGTAAATTTAAATCTTTGTAAAAAACTTGGTTTAGATGAAGATACATATTCTATTTCTATCCCTTTAGGTGCTACTACAAATATGGCAGGTGCTGCTGTAACTATTACTGTTTTAACTTTAGCTACTGTTAATACCTTAGGAATAAATGTAGATTTTGGTACGGCATTACTTTTATGTATTATTTCAAGTTTGGCTGCTTGTGGAACTTCTGGTGTAGCAGGGGGATCAATTCTTTTAATTCCACTTGCTTGTTCATTATTTGGAATTTCTAATGATATAGCAATGCAAGTAGTGGCAACTGGATTTATTATTGGAGTAATTCAAGATTCAATGGAAACTGCTTTAAATTCTTCTACTGATGTTGTTTTTACAGCTGCTTGTCACTAA
- a CDS encoding OFA family MFS transporter has product MVEKNRWLMALAAVGVHICIGSVYAWSVYVNPIQTQMNWTLTDVTIAFSIAIFFLGLSAALMGKFVEKNGPRVSAIISASLFALGTAGSGLAILMESKALLYFFYGVLGGCGLGIGYIAPVSTLVKWFPDKRGMATGLAIMGFGFASAIWGPTIEILIAKVGIASTFFILGAAYFVVMFSSALYLEKPEEDYLPTKFKNKLKEGKKKLKKDLQTLGLSEAIKTPRFYGLWVMLFINVTCGIAIIGVASPLLQEVVGISAIAAAAAVGLMGIFNGAGRIFWASLSDYLTRPVVYIIFFLTQAIAFYVLPSITEIVIFQVVLYFIMTCYGGGFASIPAYIGDIFGTKELGAIHGYILTAWAVAGLVGPLIISIVKDITGSYSQTLYVFAGFFIIALFVSIAMLINIKSIQKKQKH; this is encoded by the coding sequence ATGGTTGAAAAAAATCGTTGGCTAATGGCTTTAGCAGCAGTTGGTGTTCATATTTGTATTGGGTCTGTATATGCATGGAGTGTGTATGTAAACCCAATTCAAACACAAATGAACTGGACTTTAACAGATGTAACAATAGCATTTTCTATTGCTATTTTCTTTTTAGGTTTAAGTGCAGCACTTATGGGTAAATTTGTTGAAAAAAATGGACCTAGAGTTTCTGCAATAATTTCTGCATCTTTATTTGCATTAGGAACAGCTGGTTCTGGTTTAGCAATTTTAATGGAATCAAAAGCTTTATTATATTTCTTCTATGGAGTATTAGGTGGTTGTGGCTTAGGAATAGGTTATATTGCTCCTGTTTCAACACTTGTAAAATGGTTCCCTGATAAAAGAGGTATGGCAACTGGGCTTGCAATTATGGGCTTTGGTTTTGCTTCAGCTATTTGGGGTCCAACAATTGAAATTTTGATTGCAAAAGTAGGAATTGCTTCAACATTTTTTATTTTAGGTGCAGCATACTTTGTTGTTATGTTTTCATCAGCATTATATTTAGAAAAACCAGAAGAAGATTATTTACCTACAAAGTTTAAAAACAAGCTAAAAGAGGGTAAAAAGAAATTAAAGAAAGATTTACAAACTTTAGGACTAAGTGAAGCTATTAAAACACCAAGGTTTTATGGACTTTGGGTGATGTTATTTATTAATGTAACTTGTGGAATTGCAATTATTGGTGTTGCTTCACCTTTATTACAAGAAGTAGTAGGTATCTCTGCAATAGCAGCAGCGGCAGCAGTTGGATTAATGGGAATCTTTAATGGTGCTGGAAGAATTTTTTGGGCTTCTTTAAGTGATTATTTAACTAGACCTGTTGTATATATTATTTTCTTTTTAACACAAGCAATTGCATTTTATGTATTACCATCAATTACAGAAATTGTGATTTTCCAAGTTGTTTTATACTTTATTATGACTTGTTATGGTGGTGGTTTTGCCTCTATTCCAGCATATATTGGTGATATCTTTGGAACAAAAGAGCTTGGAGCTATTCATGGTTATATCTTAACAGCATGGGCAGTAGCAGGTTTAGTTGGTCCACTTATTATATCTATTGTAAAAGATATTACAGGAAGTTATTCTCAAACACTTTATGTATTTGCAGGCTTCTTTATTATTGCACTATTTGTATCAATTGCAATGTTAATAAATATTAAATCAATTCAAAAAAAACAAAAGCATTAA
- a CDS encoding ZIP family metal transporter yields the protein MPYKIIIFAFLAGSTVFIGGLLSYFFEKTVLNRKTKIEIIHFLTAFATGIMLAAVSFVLVPKGMHNLTVSFSIFIFLLGAIVFYFLDDYIHKNSASIPQFLSMLLDFIPESIALGAVFMYDYHTGVLLAIFIACQNLPEAFTSYIELRSSAFSIAKALTMLFFLSFIGVIFSLIGFYLLKDNTELTSSLMLFAAGGILYLIFEDIAPSMKLKNSRFIAFGVNLGFIVGMLGEALV from the coding sequence ATGCCTTACAAAATAATTATATTTGCCTTTCTAGCAGGTTCTACTGTATTTATTGGTGGATTATTATCTTACTTTTTTGAAAAAACTGTTTTAAATAGAAAAACAAAAATTGAAATAATTCATTTTTTAACAGCTTTTGCAACAGGAATAATGCTTGCAGCTGTTTCTTTTGTATTAGTTCCCAAAGGAATGCATAATTTAACTGTTAGTTTTAGTATTTTTATATTCTTACTTGGTGCTATTGTTTTTTATTTTTTAGATGATTATATACATAAAAACTCTGCTTCTATACCACAGTTTCTTTCAATGCTTTTAGATTTTATTCCTGAATCTATTGCATTAGGTGCTGTGTTTATGTATGACTATCATACAGGTGTTTTATTAGCTATTTTTATTGCATGCCAAAACCTACCTGAAGCTTTTACTTCATATATTGAATTAAGGTCTTCTGCTTTTTCAATCGCAAAAGCTTTAACTATGCTGTTTTTTCTTAGTTTTATTGGTGTAATATTTTCTTTGATAGGTTTTTATCTTTTAAAGGATAATACAGAACTTACTTCTTCTTTAATGCTTTTTGCAGCAGGTGGAATTTTATACCTTATTTTTGAAGATATAGCACCATCTATGAAGTTAAAAAATAGTAGATTTATTGCGTTTGGAGTGAATTTAGGGTTTATTGTAGGTATGTTAGGTGAAGCACTTGTTTAA
- a CDS encoding bifunctional diguanylate cyclase/phosphodiesterase: MNTKTFKNYIFSSKIILVSIIFLICFFFSTYLHTSLTKKESIEHSTTISNQIFSSMYQIMRKGWSREDLKMFTESLEKNFEGTNYEINIYRADIVKELFGDIKEKPKDNTLVNILKGDIKEYKSFEDNVTRNIIPLKASNECLMCHANAKVGDVLGAVEVKQDLNTIFAESKFQFTIFFLIIIPIFFISAFISSRYTSKKITKNLDLFKEKVEGINSVDDFKQFDSKNIDLYFKEFNEIIKNVDNMAEKLKNVAVDKELLEFEIKLLDKFIITSDVVKDWREYISDLLLEINKIMETYTLMTMFRVDDDQFEVDIFWLGVPKEEVKIVFEEYTNNMIKNSEYFKGMTDFNIKHIIANRNKKLDNLKREDIEYRSKSLFLDAPKIGGIVGIGLQSVLSTDPIRYIVVDSILTTMANLVGSVKAINKYTQDLEYYAARDPLTDLFNQRVFNDMMIYEIKRAKKHDYSFALMIIDCDNFKPINDNFGHAFGDKFLQTIADILEEEKRDEDIVARYGGDEFTIILPECDANGAQTVAKRISQKIENEKLLAPDNTYVGITISIGISVYPEHTTSQKEMFIIADHMMYEAKDEGKNSIKLPTKDNVSEILKVNQEKSALLISAIENNEIFPYFQPIRPGLSNNNDLVIHELLMRIKHSDKVFSAFEFIEIAEARGLINKMDLMVIEKAFEKIQSTNYEGLLFINLSPKSLIVNDFINQINILVNKYNIDKEKIVFEITERETVKNFSLLEKFVHNLKQEGYKFAIDDFGSGFSSFHYIKKFPIDYLKIDGDFIININKDEKDKAFVNSIVTLAKELNVQTIAEFVENQEIVETLDELDIDYCQGYHIGKPSEEFISLK; this comes from the coding sequence ATGAACACAAAAACATTTAAAAATTATATTTTCTCTAGTAAAATTATTTTAGTATCAATCATTTTTCTAATATGCTTCTTTTTTAGTACATATTTGCATACCTCATTAACAAAAAAAGAGTCAATCGAGCATTCTACTACAATATCTAATCAAATCTTTTCATCTATGTATCAAATTATGAGAAAAGGTTGGAGTAGAGAAGATTTAAAGATGTTTACAGAATCATTAGAAAAAAACTTTGAAGGTACTAATTATGAAATTAATATTTATAGAGCTGATATTGTTAAAGAGCTTTTTGGAGATATTAAAGAAAAACCAAAAGATAATACTTTAGTTAATATCTTAAAAGGAGATATTAAAGAGTACAAATCTTTTGAAGATAATGTTACTAGAAATATAATTCCTTTAAAAGCTTCTAATGAGTGTTTAATGTGTCATGCAAATGCAAAAGTAGGAGATGTTTTAGGAGCAGTTGAAGTAAAACAAGATTTAAATACAATCTTTGCTGAATCAAAATTTCAATTTACCATTTTCTTTTTAATTATCATACCTATATTCTTTATTTCTGCATTTATTTCATCAAGATATACAAGCAAAAAAATAACTAAAAACCTTGACCTTTTTAAAGAAAAAGTAGAAGGAATAAACTCAGTAGATGATTTTAAACAATTTGACTCTAAAAATATTGACCTTTATTTTAAAGAGTTCAATGAGATTATTAAAAATGTAGATAATATGGCTGAAAAGCTTAAAAATGTAGCTGTAGATAAAGAGTTATTAGAGTTTGAGATTAAACTTCTTGACAAATTTATTATTACTTCAGATGTAGTAAAAGACTGGAGAGAATACATTAGTGATTTACTTTTAGAAATCAACAAAATTATGGAAACATATACTTTAATGACTATGTTTAGAGTAGATGATGACCAATTTGAAGTTGATATTTTTTGGCTAGGAGTTCCTAAAGAAGAAGTAAAAATTGTATTTGAAGAATATACAAATAATATGATTAAGAATTCTGAATACTTTAAAGGTATGACAGATTTTAATATCAAACATATAATTGCAAATAGAAATAAAAAGCTTGACAATCTAAAAAGAGAAGATATAGAATATAGATCTAAATCTCTATTCTTAGATGCACCAAAAATCGGTGGTATTGTAGGAATTGGACTACAATCTGTTTTATCAACTGACCCAATTAGATATATTGTTGTTGACTCTATTTTAACAACTATGGCAAATCTTGTTGGTTCAGTAAAAGCTATTAATAAATATACACAAGATTTAGAATATTATGCAGCAAGAGATCCATTAACTGATCTATTTAATCAAAGAGTTTTTAATGATATGATGATTTATGAAATCAAAAGAGCAAAAAAACATGATTATTCTTTTGCTTTAATGATTATTGATTGTGATAACTTCAAACCTATAAACGATAATTTTGGACATGCTTTTGGAGATAAATTCTTACAAACAATTGCAGATATTCTAGAAGAAGAAAAAAGAGATGAAGATATTGTTGCTAGATATGGTGGCGATGAATTTACTATTATCTTACCAGAATGCGATGCAAATGGTGCTCAAACTGTTGCAAAAAGAATTTCGCAAAAAATTGAGAATGAAAAACTTTTAGCTCCAGATAACACTTATGTTGGTATTACTATTTCTATTGGTATTTCTGTTTATCCTGAACATACAACTTCACAAAAAGAGATGTTTATAATTGCAGATCACATGATGTATGAAGCAAAAGATGAAGGTAAAAACTCGATCAAACTTCCAACAAAAGATAATGTATCGGAGATTTTAAAAGTAAACCAAGAAAAATCTGCACTACTTATTTCTGCAATTGAAAATAATGAAATATTCCCATATTTCCAACCTATTAGACCAGGATTAAGTAATAATAATGATCTTGTAATTCATGAACTTCTTATGAGAATCAAACATAGTGACAAAGTATTCTCTGCCTTTGAGTTTATAGAAATTGCAGAAGCTAGAGGTTTAATCAATAAGATGGATTTAATGGTTATTGAAAAAGCCTTTGAAAAAATACAATCTACAAACTATGAAGGACTTTTATTTATAAATCTTTCTCCTAAATCTCTAATTGTAAATGATTTTATAAATCAAATTAATATTTTAGTAAATAAATATAATATTGATAAAGAAAAAATAGTATTTGAAATAACAGAAAGAGAGACAGTTAAAAACTTCTCTTTACTTGAAAAGTTTGTACATAACTTAAAACAAGAAGGTTATAAATTTGCTATTGATGACTTTGGTTCTGGTTTCTCATCATTCCACTATATTAAGAAATTCCCTATTGATTATTTAAAAATTGATGGTGATTTTATTATAAATATTAACAAAGATGAAAAAGATAAAGCTTTTGTTAATTCTATTGTTACTTTAGCAAAAGAATTAAACGTACAAACAATTGCTGAGTTTGTAGAAAATCAAGAGATTGTTGAAACTTTAGATGAACTAGATATAGACTATTGTCAAGGTTACCACATAGGAAAACCTTCTGAAGAGTTTATTTCTCTTAAATAA
- a CDS encoding SDR family NAD(P)-dependent oxidoreductase, with protein sequence MNKNILITGCSSGLGLALTKLYLEKGYKVFGISRRKPKIEHKNFFFKEFDLSKIESIKIELSTFITNIKEIDTVFLNAGMLGEIKEITKLETKEIQEVLNLNVFANKELLDILATLKTNTVVGISSGASKNGSKGWGSYSLSKSSLNMLLNLYAKEMLDTKLLAIAPGVIETPMTDYIRFDIDDEIFTSAKKLKNGEIQKPEAAAKRLFEVLKTKNEFESGSFIDVRNI encoded by the coding sequence ATGAACAAAAACATCTTAATAACTGGTTGTAGTTCGGGACTTGGTTTAGCACTTACAAAACTATACTTAGAAAAAGGATATAAAGTATTTGGGATAAGTAGAAGAAAACCTAAAATAGAACATAAAAACTTTTTTTTTAAAGAGTTTGACTTATCAAAAATAGAATCTATCAAAATTGAATTAAGTACATTTATAACAAATATAAAAGAAATAGATACTGTTTTTTTGAATGCAGGAATGCTAGGAGAAATCAAAGAGATAACAAAGCTTGAAACAAAAGAGATACAAGAAGTACTAAACTTAAATGTTTTTGCAAATAAAGAGTTACTTGATATTTTAGCAACATTAAAAACAAATACTGTAGTTGGTATTTCATCAGGTGCTTCTAAAAATGGTTCTAAAGGTTGGGGTTCATACTCTTTATCAAAATCATCTTTAAATATGTTATTAAATCTTTATGCCAAAGAGATGTTAGATACAAAACTACTTGCTATAGCTCCTGGAGTTATTGAAACACCAATGACTGATTATATTAGATTCGATATTGATGATGAAATATTTACTTCAGCAAAAAAACTAAAAAATGGAGAAATTCAAAAGCCTGAAGCTGCAGCAAAAAGATTATTTGAAGTTTTAAAAACGAAAAATGAGTTTGAAAGTGGTAGTTTTATTGATGTAAGAAACATATAA
- a CDS encoding murein L,D-transpeptidase, translated as MRFYLFAFIINTFIFNSSIFSDELTIQSTDEKIRKYYYAFNKETIWIDQNNQVKDIAFNLIKEIKKDKILKPFLDKLFNLKKIENLLEHRDYLNQETRIQLDILLTKTYEQYMNYLAKGFINWKKFVEELQKLEEENEIKAKWSKYEVRKNHIKLLKDSMEKNDINYAIHQVNYTFPYAQDLEKEIIRLEKIENNGGYTKIPQITRPLKKGNFYPHIDYIRKRLYQSKDIDSKECSKIVKNCQYYFDDKLFKAVINFQKRYGLITDGIIGKNTIDKLNTPIKEKVKQLRVNLERMRWLPRNLGEKYILINIPAYKLKYFEQEKLNLKMNVIVGKKKFPTPIFSHKMSEIILNPYWKIPQTIVKKEIIPKLAKDADYLSKESIKVFENWDVKSLEFDVSNVDWSMYLNNDLIGTPKEAPMRFIQTPGGSNPLGKVKFLFPNQYSVYLHDTPEKQYFRMNKKAFSHGCIRLEKPFELFENIITLNKENIEVIKKFEESDYKLNKKIPIHIVYLTAWVENNKLQFRDDIYNYDKIQSKLLFESSF; from the coding sequence ATGAGATTTTACTTATTCGCTTTTATTATTAATACTTTTATATTTAACTCTTCTATTTTTTCAGATGAATTAACAATTCAAAGCACTGATGAAAAAATCAGAAAATACTATTATGCTTTTAATAAAGAAACTATCTGGATTGATCAGAATAATCAAGTTAAAGATATTGCTTTTAATTTAATAAAAGAGATTAAAAAAGACAAAATACTTAAACCATTTCTAGATAAATTATTTAATTTAAAGAAAATCGAAAACTTATTAGAACATAGAGACTATCTAAATCAAGAGACAAGAATTCAACTTGATATTCTTCTAACAAAAACATATGAACAATATATGAACTATTTAGCAAAAGGATTTATAAATTGGAAAAAATTTGTAGAAGAACTGCAAAAACTTGAAGAAGAAAATGAAATAAAAGCAAAATGGTCAAAATATGAAGTGAGAAAAAACCATATTAAATTGCTCAAAGACTCAATGGAAAAAAATGATATAAATTATGCAATACATCAAGTAAACTATACTTTCCCATATGCTCAAGATCTTGAAAAAGAGATAATTAGATTAGAAAAAATTGAAAATAATGGTGGATATACAAAGATTCCTCAAATTACAAGACCTTTAAAAAAAGGAAACTTCTATCCTCATATTGATTATATACGAAAAAGACTATATCAAAGTAAAGATATAGACTCTAAAGAATGTTCTAAAATAGTTAAAAATTGTCAATACTATTTTGATGATAAGCTTTTTAAAGCAGTAATAAATTTCCAAAAAAGATATGGACTTATAACAGATGGAATAATAGGAAAAAATACTATAGATAAACTAAATACACCTATTAAAGAAAAAGTAAAACAATTAAGAGTAAATCTAGAAAGAATGAGATGGCTTCCACGAAATCTTGGAGAAAAATATATTTTAATAAATATTCCAGCTTATAAATTAAAATATTTTGAACAAGAAAAGCTTAACTTGAAAATGAATGTTATAGTAGGTAAGAAAAAGTTTCCAACACCTATTTTTAGTCATAAAATGTCAGAAATCATACTTAACCCTTATTGGAAAATTCCTCAAACTATTGTAAAAAAAGAGATTATTCCTAAACTTGCAAAGGATGCTGATTATCTTTCAAAAGAGAGTATAAAAGTTTTTGAAAACTGGGATGTTAAGTCTTTAGAGTTTGATGTTAGTAATGTAGACTGGAGTATGTATTTAAATAATGATTTAATAGGTACTCCCAAAGAAGCTCCAATGAGATTTATACAAACTCCAGGTGGATCAAATCCTCTTGGAAAGGTTAAGTTTTTATTTCCAAACCAATATTCTGTTTATCTTCATGATACACCTGAAAAACAATATTTTAGAATGAATAAAAAAGCTTTCTCACATGGTTGTATAAGGTTGGAAAAACCCTTTGAACTATTTGAAAATATTATTACATTAAATAAAGAGAATATAGAAGTTATCAAAAAATTTGAAGAGAGTGATTATAAGTTAAACAAAAAAATTCCTATTCATATAGTTTACTTAACTGCATGGGTAGAAAACAATAAATTACAATTTAGAGATGATATATATAACTATGACAAAATACAATCAAAACTACTGTTTGAGTCCAGTTTTTAG
- a CDS encoding hydrogenase-4 component G: MEAVDLKTKALDTYSNNFSNQKQGGKSLSNANPSEEQKNSSIHNSAVNVSISMESMKVFLNIKSVELSQANTNAQNALMNIINNTEIYDFLSGKEIDGGFSLASIGYEGKPITELSPDEAKELVADEGFFGINKTSQRVSSFVIDLAGNDVEALKEARKGIVQGFEEAEKMWGGKLPDISYETQEKTLDMIDKKIEELLKTDTQKELEEGDTSKKEEDQ; the protein is encoded by the coding sequence ATGGAAGCTGTAGATTTAAAAACTAAAGCATTAGATACTTATTCTAATAATTTTTCTAATCAGAAACAAGGTGGAAAAAGTCTTAGCAATGCTAATCCTTCAGAAGAACAAAAAAATAGTTCTATACATAATTCAGCTGTAAATGTTTCAATTTCAATGGAGAGTATGAAAGTATTTTTAAATATCAAAAGTGTTGAGCTTTCTCAAGCTAATACAAATGCACAAAATGCATTAATGAATATAATAAATAATACTGAAATCTATGACTTTCTTTCTGGAAAAGAAATAGATGGAGGTTTTAGTCTTGCTTCAATTGGTTATGAGGGTAAACCTATTACTGAATTATCACCAGATGAAGCAAAAGAATTAGTTGCTGATGAAGGTTTTTTTGGAATAAATAAAACTTCTCAAAGAGTTAGTTCTTTTGTAATTGATCTTGCTGGAAATGATGTAGAAGCATTAAAAGAAGCTAGAAAAGGTATTGTTCAAGGTTTTGAAGAGGCGGAAAAAATGTGGGGAGGAAAACTTCCTGATATCTCTTATGAAACACAAGAAAAAACATTAGATATGATTGATAAGAAAATAGAAGAACTTCTTAAAACTGATACTCAAAAAGAGTTAGAAGAGGGTGATACTTCTAAAAAAGAAGAAGATCAATAG
- a CDS encoding tRNA-uridine aminocarboxypropyltransferase — protein sequence MNKAKTIIKQREFCYSCYRPKSSCMCKYINKLQTKTKFIILMHPKEFRKTKNGTGQFTKNSLCNSELFIGIDFTNHTKINKILENKNNDCYLLYPSKKSLNLSKEKITSNKNIVIFIIDSTWACSKKMIKESKNLQNLKMLSFDVKKISEFKIKKQPSEYCLSTIESTQYIINLLNKYGLENISYKDLENMTKPFNKMVEYQIQWAERRKDPRYKTY from the coding sequence ATGAATAAAGCAAAAACAATTATTAAGCAAAGAGAATTTTGTTATTCTTGCTACAGACCCAAAAGTTCTTGCATGTGTAAATATATAAATAAATTACAAACAAAAACTAAGTTTATAATTCTTATGCATCCGAAAGAGTTTAGAAAAACAAAAAATGGAACAGGTCAATTTACAAAAAATTCTTTATGTAATTCAGAGTTATTTATTGGTATTGATTTTACAAATCATACAAAAATAAATAAAATACTTGAAAATAAAAATAATGACTGCTACTTATTATATCCTAGTAAAAAAAGCCTAAATCTAAGTAAAGAAAAAATCACTTCAAACAAGAATATAGTTATTTTTATAATTGATTCAACGTGGGCTTGTTCTAAAAAAATGATTAAAGAGAGTAAAAACTTACAAAATCTAAAAATGTTAAGTTTTGATGTAAAAAAGATATCAGAGTTTAAAATAAAAAAACAACCAAGTGAATATTGTTTATCTACTATTGAATCTACTCAATATATTATAAATTTATTAAATAAATATGGTTTAGAAAATATATCTTACAAAGATTTAGAAAATATGACTAAACCTTTTAATAAGATGGTTGAGTATCAAATACAATGGGCAGAAAGAAGAAAAGATCCTAGGTACAAAACCTATTGA
- a CDS encoding MerR family transcriptional regulator, protein MALLDNSKDVLPLSSIAELLTAKVRTLKMYEDKGLLPVKKTQKKLYSISDIKIIAFVHYLASVKKINANGIKYITEMLENNMDEKNRSDFLELIEQRLEKLSGVDITDVEVI, encoded by the coding sequence TTGGCTTTACTTGATAATTCTAAAGATGTTTTACCTTTAAGTAGTATTGCTGAGTTATTAACTGCAAAAGTTAGAACACTTAAAATGTATGAAGATAAAGGTTTATTACCTGTTAAAAAAACTCAAAAAAAATTATATTCAATTAGTGATATAAAAATTATTGCATTTGTTCATTATTTAGCAAGTGTTAAAAAAATAAATGCAAATGGTATTAAATATATTACTGAAATGTTGGAAAATAACATGGATGAGAAAAATAGATCTGATTTCTTAGAATTAATAGAGCAAAGGTTAGAAAAACTTTCAGGAGTTGATATAACAGATGTAGAAGTTATATAA
- a CDS encoding HugZ family protein, with amino-acid sequence MERSIKKFLENFQSLVISSLDEHNLPFTSYAPFVRKDNKFYVYLSSMAKHSHNLTKNKNSSIFFIEDEQECENIFARKRVVYQCTTKKQARDTEEFKELISLFESKHGETVSMLKNMKDFSFFEFEVIKGEAILGFGKAFNLEKNNIFELIDRKDLKGHQK; translated from the coding sequence ATCGAAAGGAGCATAAAAAAGTTTCTAGAGAACTTCCAGAGTTTAGTAATTTCTTCATTAGATGAGCATAACTTACCTTTTACAAGTTATGCTCCATTTGTGCGAAAAGACAATAAGTTTTATGTATATCTTAGCTCTATGGCTAAGCACTCACATAATCTAACAAAAAATAAAAATAGCTCTATTTTTTTTATTGAAGATGAACAAGAGTGTGAAAATATTTTTGCAAGAAAAAGAGTTGTTTATCAATGTACAACAAAAAAACAAGCTCGTGATACAGAAGAGTTTAAAGAACTAATCTCTTTATTTGAAAGCAAACATGGAGAAACAGTTTCAATGTTAAAAAATATGAAAGATTTTAGCTTTTTTGAATTTGAAGTTATAAAAGGTGAAGCTATTTTAGGTTTTGGAAAAGCTTTTAATCTTGAAAAAAATAATATATTTGAACTTATTGATAGAAAAGATTTAAAGGGTCATCAAAAGTAG